A stretch of DNA from uncultured Flavobacterium sp.:
AGCGTAACGTAAAGCGTACAATCTTTAAGATATTTTCCGCCTAGAAAGTTTGCGGCAGCGGTTATCGCCTGCATTTCGGCATGAGCCGTAACGTCATTGAGTAATTCAGTTAAATTATGACTTCTTGCAATGACTTTATCAGCAACGACGATAATAGCTCCAACAGGAATTTCGCCTTTTTCAAAAGCCATTTCAGCTTCCTGCAAAGCTTTTTTCATAAAATATTCGTCGGTGAAGGGATTTATCATAATTGCAAAAATAGGATTTTAGAACTTATTTTTATTACATTTAATTATTGATAATTATAAATGGAAAGAAAACATAAAATAACGATTCCTGAACCTTGCCATGAAAACTGGGACGAAATGACTCCAAACGAAAATGGCCGTTTTTGTTTAAGTTGTTCTAAAACTGTTATTGATTTCACAACTATGCTGCCTGAAGAGGTGCAACATTTTTTTATTCAAAATCAAAACAAAAATATTTGCGGAAGATTTAAAAATGAACAATTAGAAACAATTACAATTCAAATTCCGAGTCAGGTTTTATATACCCAAACACATTATCACAAAATGTTTTTGCTGGCTTTATTTATTGCGATGGGAACTACTTTGTTTAGCTGCGCAGATAAAGACGGTAACAAAAATAGAATTGATAAAATCGAAATTGTTGACAATGCCACACAAAATCAAGATGAAAATGAAGCTGTTTCTTCATGTTATGGACATCAGATTGAGTCTAAAAAACAAAAACCGAAAAAACCTGATTATAGTTACAGTTTTACAACTGGAAAAGTGATTCCTGCTAATTTAATTGAAACCGGAAGTTTTAAGTATCACATTATATATAATTCAACAGATTTAGATGTTTTACCTGTTCCAGAAAGCGGGATGAAAAAGTTCCTTGAATTTTTTAAACAAAATTATGTTATTCCGAAAACTACAGAAGAATTTAAAGGAAGAGGTTTTGTTGTATTTGTTGTAGAACAAGATGGCACTTTAAGCAATTTCAACATCTTTAAAAATACATCAAAAGAAATTGGAGAAGAAGCAATTAGAGTTTTAAAAACAGCTCCAAATTGGATTCCTGGAAAGCTTAATGGTAAAATCGTCCGTTCTTCTTATATTTTACCAATCACAATTAAATAATGGAAAGAAAACATAAAATAACGATTCCTGAACCTTGTCATGAAAACTGGGATAAAATGACGCCTAAAGACAATGGCCGTTTTTGTCTGAGCTGTTCTAAAACTGTTATAGATTTCACAACTATGCTGCCTGAGGAAGTACAGCATTTTTTCATTCAAAATCAAAACAAAAATATTTGCGGAAGGTTTAAAAAATCTCAACTTGACACGATAACAATTCAAATTCCGAGTCGCATTTTATATTCGCAAACCAATTATCACAAGATGTTTTTACTGGCATTGTTTATCGCAATGGGAACGACATTATTTAGTTGTCAGGATAAAAACGGGAGTAAGCAAAAAATTGATAAAGTTGAAGTTGTTAAAGGAAATGCATTAGAAAAGAATATAACTAAAGGAAAAGCACTGAGAGGAGAAAACGAAATTCCGCCTCCGCCAAAAGTTGATCAGGTTAAATTTGTGAAAGGAGAACCTAAAAATAAAAAAATAAAATTTCACAAACCTGTTCCAATAAGATGTGGAGAAGTTACGAAAGATAATAACACTGAAGAAGAAATCTACAGTGGTTTAACCGCAATTGAAGTTGTACCAGATTTTCCTGGAGGTATTGATAATTTTTATCAATTATTTATAAAAGAATTTAAACGTCCTGAAGAAACTGAAAATTTAAAGAATCGAATTATAGTTTCGTTTGTGATAGAAAAAGATGGCTCACTTTCAACTTTTGATTTTTCAGAAAATACAGATCCAAAAATAAAAACCGAAATAACGCGTGCTTTAAAAACATTACCTAATTGGGTACCTGGTACACAAAATGGCAAAAAAACAAGAACAAAATATAGTATGCCAATAGCATTTGAAAAAGACTCTTCTGAAAATTCTAAGTAATAAATTTAAATTTAAAACCGTAAATTTGCTTTTTACCTTACGATGAAAAGCAATTTACTTTCGAACATATTCAATCCAGCCGATTTACGCACACTTTCTGAGGCGCAACTTCCGCAAGTTGCTCAGGAATTACGTCAATTTATTATCGATGTCGTTTCTGTAAAAGAAGGACATTTGGGTGCCAGTTTAGGCGTCGTTGAATTGACAATTGCTCTTCATTATGTTTTTAATACTCCTGAAGATTTATTGGTTTGGGATGTTGGTCACCAAGCGTACGGACATAAAATCTTGACCGAAAGAAGAGAAATTTTCCATACTAACAGACAAATTGGAGGCGTTTCGGGTTTCCCGAAAAGAAGCGAAAGTGTTTATGATACTTTTGGCGTAGGACATTCTTCTACTTCTATTTCGGCGGCATTAGGAATGGCAATTGCTTCAAAATTAAAAGGAGATTTCAACAAACAACACATTGCCGTAATTGGTGATGCTTCTATTGCCTCCGGAATGGCTTTTGAAGGTTTAAATCATGCGGGCGTAACAGATGCAAATTTACTGGTTATTTTAAACGACAACGCCATTGGGATTGATCCGAGTGTTGGCGCTTTAAAAAAGTACTTAACCGCAGTTAAAAACGGGAAAAATCCAAAACAGAATAATATCATTAAATCTTTGAATTTTGATTATTCGGGACCAATTGACGGTCATGATATTCCGACTTTAATCAAAGAATTAAATCGATTAAAAAAGATAAAAGGTCCTAAATTCCTTCATATTGTAACGACAAAAGGAAAAGGATTGCAACAAGCAGAAGAAAATCAGGTAAAATATCATGCGCCTGGAAAATTTGATGCTTCTACGGGAGAAATCATTCTAAAATCAGAAGAAAATTTACCTCCAAAATTTCAGGATGTTTTTGGTTTAACCATTTTAGATTTAGCCCGAAAAAACGAAAAAATCATAGGAATCACTCCTGCAATGCCATCCGGAAGTTCTCTAAAATTTATGATGGATGAAATTCCGGAGCGTGCTTTTGATGTTGGAATTGCTGAACAACACGCCGTAACACTTGCAGCCGGAATGGCGACGCAAGGCATGATTGTGTATTGCAATATATATTCGACTTTTTTACAGCGCGCTTACGATCAGGTTATTCATGATGTGGCACTGCAAAACTTACCTGTTATTTTTTGCTTAGATAGAGCTGGTTTAGTTGGCGAAGACGGCGCAACGCATCATGGTGTTTTTGATATTGCTTATTTGCGCACTATTCCGAATATGATAATTCATGCGCCAATTAACGAAATTGCGTTGCAAAACATTTTATATACGGCTCAATTGGGCTTAAATCATCCAATCGCAATTCGATATCCGCGTGGTCGGGGCGTTTTACCAAACTGGGAAGTAGAAAATTTCGGACAATATGAAAAAATTATTATAGGACAGGCTAGCCTATTAAAATCCGGAACAAAAACGGCTGTTTTATCAACCGGAACAATCGGAAATAATGTGAGATTGGCGATAGATGAACTGAGTAATCCTGAAACTATTGCGCATTATGATTTTTCATTCATTAAACCATTAGACATCAAATCATTACATGATATTTTTTCTTCTTTTGAAAGGATAATTACTATTGAAGACGGAGCAATAAATGGGGGTTTTGGAAGT
This window harbors:
- a CDS encoding 1-deoxy-D-xylulose-5-phosphate synthase, producing the protein MKSNLLSNIFNPADLRTLSEAQLPQVAQELRQFIIDVVSVKEGHLGASLGVVELTIALHYVFNTPEDLLVWDVGHQAYGHKILTERREIFHTNRQIGGVSGFPKRSESVYDTFGVGHSSTSISAALGMAIASKLKGDFNKQHIAVIGDASIASGMAFEGLNHAGVTDANLLVILNDNAIGIDPSVGALKKYLTAVKNGKNPKQNNIIKSLNFDYSGPIDGHDIPTLIKELNRLKKIKGPKFLHIVTTKGKGLQQAEENQVKYHAPGKFDASTGEIILKSEENLPPKFQDVFGLTILDLARKNEKIIGITPAMPSGSSLKFMMDEIPERAFDVGIAEQHAVTLAAGMATQGMIVYCNIYSTFLQRAYDQVIHDVALQNLPVIFCLDRAGLVGEDGATHHGVFDIAYLRTIPNMIIHAPINEIALQNILYTAQLGLNHPIAIRYPRGRGVLPNWEVENFGQYEKIIIGQASLLKSGTKTAVLSTGTIGNNVRLAIDELSNPETIAHYDFSFIKPLDIKSLHDIFSSFERIITIEDGAINGGFGSAILEFAAVNNYKNSIEVLGIPDVFIEHGTVSQLQQLCKIDVKSLVNLFSNATK
- a CDS encoding nucleoside deaminase; its protein translation is MINPFTDEYFMKKALQEAEMAFEKGEIPVGAIIVVADKVIARSHNLTELLNDVTAHAEMQAITAAANFLGGKYLKDCTLYVTLEPCQMCAGALYWSQISKIVFGARDEQRGFMTMGTKLHPKTTVVSGVMANEAADLMKRFFVERRK